The Arachis hypogaea cultivar Tifrunner chromosome 14, arahy.Tifrunner.gnm2.J5K5, whole genome shotgun sequence genome has a segment encoding these proteins:
- the LOC112740868 gene encoding zinc transporter 5 encodes MKGLKQSSQVVFMFCILSLLVLPNLVASECTCDKSEETHDKAKALKFKIVALVSILVASTIGVCIPLLGKIIPAISPEKDIFFLIKAFAAGVILATGFIHVLPDAFENLTSPCLSDHPWGDFPFTGFVAMCTSMGTLMVDAYATTYFQKSHLQKAQVAVTDVEREEEDAGNNEVELHTHVTHGHAHGHVSSNKSSELLRHRVISQVLELGIVVHSVVIGITLGASMNSETIRPLVAALTFHQFFEGMGLGSCITQAKFRRLSVIVMGLFFSLTTPVGIAVGIGISNVYDDNSPTALIVEGIFNAASAGILIYMALVDLLAADFMNPKMQKNSKLQIGANISLLLGAGFMSLIAKWA; translated from the exons ATGAAGGGGTTAAAGCAGAGCAGTCAAGTAGTATTCATGTTCTGCATTCTTAGTTTGCTTGTACTCCCAAATTTAGTGGCATCTGAGTGTACATGTGATAAATCTGAAGAAACACATGACAAAGCCAAGGCACTAAAGTTTAAGATAGTAGCTCTTGTTTCTATTCTCGTGGCGAGTACAATTGGGGTTTGTATTCCGCTTCTTGGTAAAATCATACCTGCCATAAGTCCAGAGAAGGACATCTTCTTCTTAATTAAGGCGTTTGCGGCTGGTGTTATACTAGCCACTGGTTTCATTCATGTGTTGCCGGATGCATTCGAAAATCTAACCTCGCCTTGTTTGAGCGATCATCCTTGGGGAGATTTTCCTTTCACTGGATTTGTGGCCATGTGCACTAGCATGGGAACTCTCATGGTGGATGCTTATGCCACTACTTATTTTCAGAAATCACATCTTCAGAAAGCACAAGTGGCTGTCACAGATgttgaaagagaagaagaagatgctgGGAATAATGAAGTGGAACTTCACACCCATGTAACACATGGTCATGCACATGGTCACGTTTCTAGTAATAAGTCTTCAGAACTCCTTCGTCATCGCGTCATATCGCAG GTATTGGAGTTGGGAATTGTTGTTCATTCGGTCGTAATAGGAATTACTTTAGGAGCGTCAATGAATTCAGAAACAATAAGACCTCTTGTTGCTGCGTTGACTTTTCATCAGTTCTTTGAGGGCATGGGACTTGGAAGTTGCATCACTCAG GCAAAATTTAGAAGGCTATCCGTTATAGTTATGGGATTATTCTTCTCTCTAACTACACCAGTGGGAATTGCAGTCGGCATAGGGATATCTAATGTTTATGATGATAACAGTCCAACTGCTCTTATTGTGGAAGGAATTTTTAACGCAGCTTCAGCTGGGATCCTAATCTATATGGCACTTGTAGATCTTCTTGCTGCTGATTTTATGAATccaaaaatgcagaaaaataGTAAACTTCAAATAGGAGCAaatatttctcttcttttaggaGCTGGTTTTATGTCTCTTATTGCTAAGTGGGCATAA
- the LOC112740867 gene encoding uncharacterized protein codes for MLEKATVRKGENPLLLPMESENESEIAPHREEEEDEEEAEEERPLVLKTTKVVEYLVPLMGLELLCKFPDNSAYDFDYSRSTIWSPLVPRPYSPMDFDLITPTKLSFTNSSNFFRPRSSAIKVASKLRKKLNLDFIKNKNKKMVSDLSPTTCNCNPIIKKGWAKALKAASKQFKRWKSKRDPIAHVMLPKSFSDGDF; via the exons ATGTTGGAGAAAGCAACGGTTCGAAAAGGCGAAAACCCACTGTTACTGCCAATGGAATCTGAAAACGAATCAGAGATTGCTCCgcacagagaagaagaagaagacgaagaagaagcagaagaagaacgcCCACTGGTGCTGAAAACAACGAAAGTGGTTGAAtatttggtgccattaatgggaCTTGAACTTCTTTGCAAGTTCCCTGATAACTCCGCCTATGATTTTGATTACTCTCGTAGCACTATTTGGTCCCCTTTGGTTCCCAGACCTTATAGCCCCATGGATTTCGATCTCATAACCCCCACAAAGCTTTCTTTCACCAATTCTTCCAACTTCTTTAGACCCAGAAGCAGCGCCATCAAGGTGGCTTCTAAGCTTAGGAAGAAGCTCAACCTTGATTTcatcaagaacaagaacaagaagatggTTTCTGATTTGTCTCCTACTACTTGCAATTGCAACCCCATCATCAAGAAG GGATGGGCGAAGGCACTAAAAGCTGCATCGAAACAGTTTAAGAGATGGAAATCTAAGAGAGATCCCATTGCCCATGTCATGCTACCCAAATCTTTCAGCGATGGAGACTTTTAA